The Schistocerca serialis cubense isolate TAMUIC-IGC-003099 chromosome 10, iqSchSeri2.2, whole genome shotgun sequence genome includes a region encoding these proteins:
- the LOC126424630 gene encoding serine/threonine-protein phosphatase 6 regulatory ankyrin repeat subunit A-like has translation MERTSTSVGSNMEMHRESSGTSQLDKSRHSDCCTPLYLATNSGSAEFVKLLAYEVKNLWLTDRYSLTVLHYTGDDESLKRLLRAAAHSIPVRGIFNTLLLETAKRGNALRVRQLLKAKTDVTARIANSVSAVLCTVLSSYPECSRHLPKVGVDIQEKDGSGFTPLSRAPEDSSACVRLLVEAGAEVQRRNKDNDTPLNFGSLSSDTECVKRLLEVGAMAVREDNRGNTPLHYAASVGNVESVRLMLDTGAYPEKVNEDGRTPIHFASMSGDTECVKLLLEFGARVVKVDNRGNTPLHYAASVGNAESVRLLLEAGAYLGQVNEDGQTALHFASMSGDTECVKLLLEFFTRVSKVDNRGNTPLNYAASVGNAESVRLLLEAGAYLGQVNEDGQTALHFASMSGDTECVKLLLEFFTRVSKVDNRGNTPLNYAASVGNAESVRLLLEAGAYLGQVNEDGQTALHFASMSGDTECVKLLLEFFTRVSKVDNRGNTPLNYAASVGNAESVRLLLEAGAYLGQVNEDGQ, from the coding sequence ATGGAGAGAACGTCAACAAGTGTTGGATCAAATATGGAAATGCATCGAGAATCCAGTGGAACTAGTCAACTGGACAAGAGCAGACACTCAGACTGTTGCACACCATTGTACTTAGCAACCAACAGCGGTAGCGCAGAATTTGTCAAGTTGCTGGCCTATGAAGTCAAAAACCTTTGGTTGACAGATCGGTATTCTCTCACAGTACTGCACTATACTGGCGATGATGAAAGTTTGAAGCGCCTCCTACGTGCAGCTGCTCACAGTATCCCAGTGAGAGGCATCTTTAACACACTTCTGCTTGAGACAGCAAAAAGAGGTAACGCCTTGCGTGTGAGGCAGCTGTTGAAAGCGAAAACAGATGTGACAGCGAGGATCGCTAACAGTGTCAGTGCCGTGCTATGCACCGTACTGAGCAGCTACCCAGAGTGTTCGAGGCATCTCCCGAAAGTTGGTGTAGATATACAGGAGAAGGATGGATCTGGTTTCACACCCCTAAGTAGGGCACCAGAAGACAGTTCAGCATGTGTCAGGCTACTGGTGGAAGCAGGAGCTGAAGTGCAAAGGAGGAACAAAGATAATGACACACCTCTAAATTTTGGCAGCCTGTCCAGTGACACAGAGTGTGTGAAACGACTTTTAGAAGTTGGTGCAATGGCGGTAAGAGAGGATAATCGTGGAAACACACCACTGCACTACGCAGCATCTGTGGGCAATGTTGAAAGTGTGAGGCTGATGCTGGACACCGGGGCATACCCCGAGAAAGTGAATGAAGATGGCCGGACCCCAATACATTTCGCCAGCATGTCTGGTGACACAGAGTGTGTGAAGCTACTTTTAGAATTTGGTGCAAGGGTGGTAAAAGTGGATAATCGTGGTAACACGCCACTGCACTATGCAGCATCTGTGGGCAACGCTGAAAGTGTGAGGCTGCTGCTCGAGGCCGGGGCATACTTGGGGCAAGTGAATGAAGATGGCCAGACCGCACTACATTTCGCCAGTATGTCCGGTGACACCGAGTGTGTGAAGCTACTTTTAGAATTTTTTACAAGGGTGTCAAAAGTGGATAATCGTGGTAACACGCCACTGAATTATGCAGCATCTGTGGGCAACGCTGAAAGTGTGAGGCTGCTGCTCGAGGCCGGGGCATACTTGGGGCAAGTGAATGAAGATGGCCAGACCGCACTACATTTCGCCAGTATGTCCGGTGACACCGAGTGTGTGAAGCTACTTTTAGAATTTTTTACAAGGGTGTCAAAAGTGGATAATCGTGGTAACACGCCACTGAATTATGCAGCATCTGTGGGCAACGCTGAAAGTGTGAGGCTGCTGCTCGAGGCCGGGGCATACTTGGGGCAAGTGAATGAAGATGGCCAGACCGCACTACATTTCGCCAGTATGTCCGGTGACACCGAGTGTGTGAAGCTACTTTTAGAATTTTTTACAAGGGTGTCAAAAGTGGATAATCGTGGTAACACGCCACTGAATTATGCAGCATCTGTGGGCAACGCTGAAAGTGTGAGGCTGCTGCTCGAGGCCGGGGCATACTTGGGGCAAGTGAACGAAGATGGCCAG
- the LOC126424957 gene encoding ankyrin repeat, PH and SEC7 domain containing protein secG-like has translation MSGDTECVKLLLEFGARVVKVDNRGNTPLNYAASVGNAESVRLLLEAGAYLGQVNEDGQTALHFASMSGDTECVKLLLEFGARVSKVDNRGNTPLNYAASVGNAESVRLLLEAGAYLGQVNEDGQTALHFASMSGDTECVKLLLEFGARVVKVDNRGNTPLNYAASVGNAESVRLLLEAGAYLGQVNEDGQTALHFASMSGDTECVKLLLEFGARVVKVDNRGNTPLHYAASVGNAESVRLPLKAGAYFEQVNEDGRTPLLFASTSGDTECVKLLLEAGARMVREDNRGNTPLHYAASVGNAESVKLLLKVGAYPEKVNKDGQTPLHVVGVSIDIQCVRRVLKACSIVATRNNHYNIPIYCAAVKGMSKRY, from the coding sequence ATGTCCGGTGACACAGAGTGTGTGAAGCTACTTTTAGAATTTGGTGCAAGGGTGGTAAAAGTGGATAATCGTGGTAACACGCCACTGAATTATGCAGCATCTGTGGGCAACGCTGAAAGTGTGAGGCTGCTGCTCGAGGCCGGGGCATACTTGGGGCAAGTGAATGAAGATGGCCAGACCGCACTACATTTCGCCAGTATGTCCGGTGACACAGAGTGTGTGAAGCTACTTTTAGAATTTGGTGCAAGGGTGTCAAAAGTGGATAATCGTGGTAACACGCCACTGAATTATGCAGCATCTGTGGGCAACGCTGAAAGTGTGAGGCTGCTGCTCGAGGCCGGGGCATACTTGGGGCAAGTGAATGAAGATGGCCAGACCGCACTACATTTCGCCAGTATGTCCGGTGACACAGAGTGTGTGAAGCTACTTTTAGAATTTGGTGCAAGGGTGGTAAAAGTGGATAATCGTGGTAACACGCCACTGAATTATGCAGCATCTGTGGGCAACGCTGAAAGTGTGAGGCTGCTGCTCGAGGCCGGGGCATACTTGGGGCAAGTGAATGAAGATGGCCAGACCGCACTACATTTCGCCAGTATGTCCGGTGACACAGAGTGTGTGAAGCTACTTTTAGAATTTGGTGCAAGGGTGGTAAAAGTGGATAATCGTGGTAACACGCCACTGCACTATGCAGCATCTGTGGGCAACGCTGAAAGTGTGAGGCTGCCGCTCAAGGCCGGGGCATACTTCGAGCAAGTGAATGAAGATGGCCGGACCCCACTACTTTTCGCCAGCACGTCTGGTGACACAGAGTGTGTGAAGCTACTTTTAGAAGCTGGTGCAAGAATGGTAAGAGAGGATAATCGTGGTAACACGCCACTGCACTATGCAGCATCTGTGGGCAATGCTGAAAGTGTGAAGCTGCTGCTCAAGGTCGGGGCATATCCCGAGAAAGTTAATAAAGACGGGCAGACTCCACTTCATGTTGTTGGCGTGTCCATAGACATTCAGTGTGTGAGACGAGTTTTGAAAGCTTGTTCCATAGTCGCAACACGTAACAATCATTACAATATACCAATCTACTGTGCAGCAGTAAAGGGCATGAGCAAGAGGTATTAA